A single genomic interval of Pelagerythrobacter marensis harbors:
- a CDS encoding lipopolysaccharide biosynthesis protein yields the protein MNKIDQSMAGGDAAFADRVRRALAWRWGTQVLAQIITWTSTILVVRLLSPTDYGLFAMAQTVITALAFLNGQSFATSLIQADKVDDRRIGQVFALLLMLNGSLAAIQFAMAPLAADYYEEPLIADMLRIQAVIFLTIPFSALPQELLARRIEFRSQGLVNLVCALVGATTALVLAWYGFGVWALVYAPIAMFATRALGLTLAARVLVKPVFDLRGAGDLITFGGALTLCQLFWIVQSQSDIVIAGRALETHDLGLYSEALFLTLIVTGRFLPPINEVAFPAYAELHKAGRTLAPYFLRNARMVLLVVAPIYVGLSLTAEPAILTLFGEKWAEMAPFVAGLALAMPFFALQIICSPTTNAIGRPRIYLTTAFAGAIIFPVLFLAGIRFGPIGLVYAWWVAAPALLAVTLALTLPAIGARLRDLVAALAPVAAACGLMAAGVLAAQQLVTGWYPVAQLAALGATGAAIYALTLWLAWPDLVRDAWTMLRRRPATLDHAADPPGTIGQASHS from the coding sequence GTGAACAAGATCGATCAGTCTATGGCCGGGGGGGACGCCGCCTTCGCGGACCGCGTGCGGCGCGCGCTCGCGTGGCGGTGGGGCACCCAGGTGCTCGCCCAGATCATTACCTGGACCTCCACCATCCTGGTGGTGCGCCTTCTCTCCCCCACCGACTACGGTCTCTTCGCGATGGCGCAGACGGTGATCACCGCGCTCGCCTTTCTGAACGGGCAGAGTTTCGCCACCTCGCTGATCCAGGCCGACAAGGTCGACGACCGGCGAATCGGGCAGGTCTTCGCGCTGCTGCTCATGCTCAACGGCAGCCTGGCTGCGATTCAGTTCGCCATGGCCCCGCTCGCCGCCGACTACTACGAAGAACCGCTTATCGCCGACATGCTGCGGATCCAGGCGGTCATCTTTCTCACGATCCCCTTCTCCGCGCTGCCCCAGGAACTGCTCGCGCGGCGAATCGAGTTTCGCAGCCAGGGGCTGGTCAATCTCGTCTGTGCACTGGTGGGCGCGACCACGGCGCTGGTCCTTGCGTGGTACGGCTTCGGCGTCTGGGCGCTCGTCTATGCGCCGATCGCCATGTTCGCCACGCGCGCGCTGGGCCTGACGCTCGCGGCGCGCGTACTGGTGAAGCCCGTTTTCGACCTGCGCGGTGCCGGCGACCTGATCACCTTCGGCGGGGCGCTGACGCTTTGCCAGCTGTTCTGGATCGTCCAGAGCCAGAGCGACATCGTGATCGCCGGCCGCGCGCTGGAGACGCACGACCTCGGCCTCTATTCGGAAGCGCTGTTCCTGACGCTCATCGTCACCGGGCGCTTTCTGCCGCCGATCAACGAGGTTGCCTTTCCCGCCTATGCCGAATTGCACAAGGCCGGGCGCACGCTCGCGCCCTATTTCCTGCGCAACGCGCGAATGGTGCTGCTGGTCGTCGCGCCGATCTACGTCGGTCTTTCGCTCACCGCCGAACCGGCGATCCTCACGCTGTTCGGGGAGAAGTGGGCGGAAATGGCGCCCTTCGTCGCGGGGCTGGCGCTTGCGATGCCGTTCTTCGCCCTGCAGATCATCTGTTCGCCCACCACCAACGCCATCGGGCGCCCCCGCATCTACCTGACGACGGCGTTCGCCGGGGCGATCATCTTTCCCGTCCTGTTTCTTGCCGGCATCCGGTTCGGACCGATCGGGCTGGTCTATGCCTGGTGGGTCGCCGCGCCCGCACTGCTCGCGGTGACGCTCGCTCTGACGCTGCCCGCGATCGGCGCGCGGCTGCGCGATCTCGTTGCGGCGCTGGCGCCGGTGGCGGCGGCCTGCGGACTGATGGCCGCGGGGGTTCTGGCGGCGCAGCAACTGGTGACAGGCTGGTATCCGGTCGCCCAGCTCGCCGCGCTGGGAGCGACCGGAGCGGCAATCTATGCCCTGACCCTCTGGCTCGCGTGGCCCGATCTGGTCCGCGATGCCTGGACGATGCTCCGCCGGCGCCCGGCCACACTCGACCACGCGGCGGATCCGCCCGGCACGATCGGGCAGGCGTCGCATTCCTGA
- a CDS encoding retroviral-like aspartic protease family protein produces MPLLMLTAAALLQIAAPEAVDSPPPLPEPVPVEAPASLLEQIAAAGGETIESRTDYFQRMTVPVTIAGHGPFRFMIDTGAQATVVTRGLKEMLALPSLGSATVVGMASAREVELVQLDGLEFAARTFDNIHAPLLEARHIGADGILGLDSLQDLRVLIDFREGTIAVDDAEALGGNRGYEIVVRARHKLGRLIIADAEVDGIRTAVVIDTGAQGNLGNPELQRRLRAKKREEVRTTDIHGAELVGNLDFVDRLKIDKFQLSNVPVAFADGPAFAALGLTNKPALVLGMRDLRLFDRVAIDFDSRTVLFDLPRGTSVRSRHWPGRL; encoded by the coding sequence ATGCCCCTGCTTATGCTCACCGCCGCCGCGCTGCTGCAGATTGCTGCGCCCGAGGCTGTCGATTCCCCGCCCCCTCTGCCCGAACCCGTTCCGGTGGAGGCGCCCGCCTCGCTGCTGGAACAGATCGCTGCCGCCGGCGGCGAGACCATCGAAAGCCGGACGGACTACTTCCAGCGGATGACCGTGCCCGTGACCATCGCTGGGCACGGGCCGTTCCGTTTCATGATCGACACGGGTGCCCAGGCCACGGTCGTGACCCGCGGCCTCAAGGAAATGCTCGCCCTCCCCTCGCTCGGCAGCGCGACCGTGGTGGGAATGGCCAGCGCGCGCGAAGTGGAACTGGTGCAGCTCGACGGTCTCGAATTCGCGGCGCGCACGTTCGACAATATCCATGCGCCACTGCTCGAGGCCCGGCACATCGGCGCCGACGGCATCCTCGGGCTCGACAGCCTGCAGGACCTGCGCGTGCTGATCGATTTTCGCGAAGGAACGATCGCAGTCGACGATGCCGAGGCGCTGGGCGGCAATCGCGGATACGAGATCGTCGTGCGCGCGCGGCACAAGCTCGGCCGCCTGATCATCGCCGACGCCGAGGTCGACGGGATCCGCACCGCGGTGGTGATCGACACCGGTGCGCAGGGCAATCTCGGCAATCCGGAGCTGCAAAGACGGCTTCGTGCCAAGAAGCGCGAGGAGGTCCGCACCACCGACATCCATGGCGCCGAGCTGGTCGGCAACCTCGATTTCGTGGATCGGCTGAAGATCGACAAATTCCAGTTGAGCAACGTGCCGGTCGCTTTTGCCGATGGCCCCGCCTTCGCCGCACTCGGCCTGACCAACAAGCCCGCGCTCGTGCTCGGCATGCGGGACCTGCGGCTGTTCGACCGGGTGGCGATCGATTTCGATTCGCGCACAGTCCTGTTCGACCTGCCGCGCGGGACGAGCGTGCGGTCGCGCCATTGGCCCGGCCGCCTCTAG